Proteins from one Aspergillus nidulans FGSC A4 chromosome VIII genomic window:
- a CDS encoding uncharacterized protein (transcript_id=CADANIAT00002323) — protein sequence MTIVGLIKGVLLWRKIQPCFPIFPHTTWVSELDSTPVTKTQGSASYTKRCCYGSFAYTRTLDLSDSAKACAVLKAVSHLQDFLTTTILLSPFFFSDSFLMRRPFTMTMEEESVTLLLQQLQELRTEMRTQKQQLQEENNSLRAELQAVRNSQLRNHPPVTTTVTSATPTPYERSYPRPRHPDVEPFTGEDPKDYPPFQMNLLYYAYSRMRGKASQRVLPWLLARQKSETPVLWAEFSAVLDKAFGDPDRQRKALVRVNTIKQGRRDFEEFLNEFDEELLNAGGINWDDNQKKALLDTAINVELLKAMGWLTRKGSHAAVPMHVARTRPAGGSDRTGTPDQMDWEATHAQIAALQKEVAALRMKGTRTPRKASQAPAEEKQKRLSEGKCLRCGDPDHFVQLDIGAHTEKGAYFYVIPDNLGYDLILGLPWLEQHDGRLEAKRGRLYLRTTGVRLWSTTKRPLPKLDIAQISAATMGGFIQRKRCHGQDIEIFAVSLADIQKALAPKRHIDPRTKLPRQYWKYLRLFEQDKAEELPPHRGDGIDHKIELVREESGKDPEVPWGPLYNMTQEELIVLRKTLSELLQKGFIRVSHSPAAAPVLFVRKPGGGLRFCVDYRALNAITKKDRYPLPLIHETLNQIGQARWFTKLDVSAAFHKIRIAKGQEWMTAFRTRYGLFEWLVTPFGLANAPSTFQKYINWTLREYLDEFCSAYIDDVLVYTNGDLRQHRKHVRMVLKKLEEAGLYLDIKKCEFECKETKYLGFIIQAGKGIKMDPEKVKAIKEWETPTTIKGVRGFLGFANFYRRFIPNFSGIKGTPFLWTKECQDSFDLLKEKFITGPVLATFNPSYRTVVETDSSGYNTGGVLSQYNEKGELHPCAYFSKRNSPAECNYEIYDKELLAIVRCLEAWDAELRSCGEFQVITDHKNLEYFFSPRKLTERHVRWSLFLSRFNFKLVYRKGSANQRADALSRRDQDMPDDKDDRVKSRTMQLFSKKHLGKMVVATLQPTGEPPREPCEKGDMWKEALKQDKGYNGAIQCLKDGARKFPPHLQLKVGTSECQLDAQGYILFRGRRWVPGSEQLRTNIIQAAHDSMLTGHPGREQTYMLVSRINRRLSTAHHPQTDGSTERMNSTVETYLRIYTCYDQRDWNRLLPLAELAINGPLPEEVEQLAEEPAKSPIQKGEAIVRKVKEALDWAQASMAYSQQNAENQANKHRSPATNYQVGDKVWLSLKNICTDRPSKKLDWKNAKYEVIGLVGSHAVRLNTPPGIHPVFHVDLLRLASSDPLPSQKNDDTQPPGIIVNGEKEYMVEKILDERPRRYGRGHRLEYLVKWSGYARPTWEAATALEEAQALDEWLDRTKQYRLQDGSLNRDAYIKAKAT from the exons ATGACAATCGTGGGACTCATAAAGGGCGTTCTG CTCTGGCGGAAGATCCAGCCATGCTTTCCCATATTTCCACACACAACCTGGGTTTCTGAACTCGATTCCACTCCAGTGACGAAAACCCAGGGTTCGGCTAGTTATACGAAA AGAtgctgttatgggtcctttgcctatacaaggaccttagaccttagtgactcggccaaggcctgcgctgtcctgaaggcggtgagccacctacaagacttcctcacaacaacaatccttctttctcctttcttctttagcgattccttcct tatgaggagaccttttactatgacaatggaagaagaaagtgtcacattgttgctacagcagctccaggagctccgtacggagatgcggactcagaaacaacagctccaagaagagaataacagcttacgggcggaactacaggccgtacggaactcgcagctgagaaaccatccaccagttactactacagttacatctgcaacgcccaccccctacgaacgaagctatccccgtcctcgtcacccggatgtcgaaccctttactggagaagaccctaaggactaccctcctttccagatgaaccttc tttactatgcctacagccgcatgagaggaaaagccagccagcgtgtgctaccatggctcttggctcgccagaaatctgagactcctgtgctatgggcagaattctccgcggtactagacaaggccttcggtgaccctgaccgacagagaaaggctcttgtacgagtgaatacaataaagcaagggagacgtgactttgaagagttcttgaatgaatttgacgaagaacttcttaatgctggagggattaattgggatgataaccagaagaaggccttgttggacacggcaattaatgttgagttgctaaaagccatgggttg gcttacacgaaaaggatctcaCGCCGCTGTCCCCATgcatgtcgctcgtacaagaccagcaggaggctctgaccggaccggaacccctgatcaaatggactgggaagccacccatgctcaaattgcagccctacaaaaggaagttgcGGCCCTCCGTAtgaaagggaccaggaccccaagaaaagctagtcaggcgcctgcagaggagaagcaaaagaggttgtccgagggcaaatgcctacgctgcggcgatcctgaccacttC gttcagctagacatcggggcgcatacagaaaaaggagcctacttctatgtgatacccgataacctgggctatgacctgatcttgggactcccctggctggagcaacatgatggaaggttagaggctaagaggggcaggctgtacctccgtactactggagtccgtctatggagtactacaaagaggcccttaccgaagctggacatagcacagatatcagctgcaaccatgggaggatttatacaaaggaaaaggtgccatggccaagatatcgagatatttgcggtctcattggcagatatacagaaggcactggccccaaagagacatattgacccccgtacgaagctaccaaggcaatactggaaatacctaaggctcttcgaacaagacaaagctgaagaactaccaccgcaccggggagatgggattgatcacaaaatcgagctcgtacgggaggagagtgggaaggatcctgaagtcccctggggccccctttacaacatgacccaggaagaactaatagtcctccggaaaacactctctgaactactacagaaaggctttatccgcgtgagccattccccagctgcagccccagtactctttgtacgaaaaccaggaggaggactgcggttctgcgtcgactaccgtgctctaaatgccattaccaagaaggaccgctatccattgcccctgatccatgagacactgaaccaaattggacaagccagatggtttactaagctggatgtgtctgctgccttccacaagatccgcatagccaaaggccaggaatggatgactgccttccgtacgagatacgggctctttgaatggctagtcaccccttttgggttggctaacGCACCGagtaccttccaaaaatacatcaactggaccctccgggaatatctagatgaattctgctcagcctatattgacgatgtgcttgtctataccaatggggacctccgccagcaccggaagcacgtacgaatggtcttgaagaaactggaagaagcaggcctatatttggatattaagaagtgcgaatttgagtgcaaggagacaaagtacttgggctttataatacaggcagggaagggaatcaaaatggacccggagaaggtgaaagcaataaaggaatgggaaacccctactactataaagggcgtccgaggattcctgggctttgccaacttctaccgaaggttcatccctaacttctcagggatc aaaggaacacccttcttgtggactaaggagtgccaggatagctttgatctgcttaaggaaaagttcattactggacctgtcctagcaaccttcaacccttcctaccgtacggtagtagagaccgactcctcaggttataatacaggaggagttctctctcaatataatgaaaaaggggaattgcacccatgtgcctacttctctaaaaggaattccccagctgaatgcaactacgagatctatgacaaggagctacttgcaattgtacgatgtcttgaagcctgggatgctgaactgcgctcatgtggagaattccaagttattaccgaccacaagaacctggagtacttcttctccccaaggaaactgacagAGCGGcacgtacgatggtccttatttctcagccggttcaacttcaagttagtatataggaaagggtcagccaatcagagagctgatgcactttcacggagagaccaagacatgcctgatgataaagatgacagggtcaagtctcgtacgatgcaactCTTTAGTAAAAAACACTTGGGAAAAatggtagttgccacccttcAACCAACCGGAGAGCCACCACGCGAGCCGTGTGAGAAAGGTGACAtgtggaaagaggcactcaagcaggataaagggtacAATGGGGCAATACAGTGCCTGaaggatggagcaaggaaattTCCCCCACATCTACAGTTGAAAGTGGGAACCTCGGAATGCCAATTAGACGCCCAAggctatatcctcttccgcggaAGGAGGTGGGTACCTGGgagtgaacagctccgtacaaatataattcaagctgcgcacGACTCTATgttgacaggacatcctggccgggaGCAAACATATatgctggttagcc ggattaaCCGCCGACTATCTACAGCCCATCACCcccagactgatggatcaacagagaggatgaacagtACAGTGGagacctacctccgcatctatacctgctatgaccagagggactggaacaggttactcccacttgcagagctagcaattaatggcc CCCTAcccgaggaggtagagcaactagccgaagaaccagccaagagtcctatccagaaaggggaagctattgtacggaaagttaaggaagccctagactgggctcaagcctccatggcctattcccaacagaatgcagagaatcaggctaataaacacaggagcccggccacaaactaccaagtgggagataaggtctggctaagtctgaagaacatctgtacggaccgacccagcaagaaactggactggaagaacgccaagtacgaggttataggcctggtgggcagccatgctgtacggctgaatacacccccagggatccatccagtcttccatgtggacctgcttcggctggcttcatcagatccacttccttcccagaagaatgatgatacccagccccctggcatcattgtgaacggcgagaaagaatacatggtagagaaaatcctggacgaacgtcccaggagatacgggagaggtcaccggctggaatacctagtgaaatggtcaggctatgctcggccaacctgggaagctgccacagctttggaggaagcacaagctctggatgagtggctggatcgtacaaaacagtatagacttcaggacggctcactaaacagagatgcatacataaaggctaaagcgacatga
- a CDS encoding uncharacterized protein (transcript_id=CADANIAT00002324), whose protein sequence is MTAPLPSTETMPARHLLQTIPTPSSWTLLRTLKSENPNDIQGDLHGTATFTPLRTPQTETNDTDTSGEGHTDLLYSESGSLPTSFGPGLRWTKKYVWRLSANGRISVWFVKPDKKPAPGGEEEEEEADYLFHEFDFASTPSSDSNSAEFVAPPTPPEVQGLARGSTTKVIAARGNHLCINDMYRTAYAFRVDESGEVLSWASRHVVRGPRKGQDIVNLYSRAI, encoded by the exons ATGACAGCACCACTACCATCAACAGAAACGATGCCAGCCCGCCACCTCTTACAAACGAT TCCCACTCCCTCATCTTGGACGCTCCTCCGTACCTTGAAGAGTGAAAATCCAAACGACATCCAGGGCGATCTTCACGGAACCGCAACATTCACCCCGCTACGTACCCCTCAGACAGAAACTAACGATACGGACACAAGCGGAGAAGGCCATACCGACCTTCTCTACAGCGAATCCGGCTCCCTTCCGACCTCATTCGGCCCGGGCCTACGCTGGACGAAGAAATACGTCTGGCGGCTTAGCGCCAACGGCCGGATAAGCGTTTGGTTCGTTAAGCCTGACAAGAAACCCGCACctggtggagaagaagaagaagaagaggccgaTTACCTATTCCACGAATTCGATTTTGCGTCCACCCCGTCGTCTGACTCCAATTCAGCGGAGTTCGTGGCCCCACCTACGCCGCCCGAAGTGCAGGGCTTGGCGAGGGGGTCTACGACCAAGGTCATTGCGGCGCGCGGGAATCATTTATGCATTAATGATATGTATCGCACGGCGTATGCGTTTCGCGTTGATGAGAGCGGGGAAGTGCTTAGTTGGGCAAGTCGGCATGTTGTTAGGGGACCGCGGAAGGGGCAGGATATTGTTAACTTATACTCGAGGGCCATATAA
- a CDS encoding uncharacterized protein (transcript_id=CADANIAT00002325), giving the protein MHPYRLILLKPGQPPCRRVPLFRIRPQPFRACARLEPVPVIMAEKSIQENSSRTSDIEKVTSLHDPQKSRLDQFPDPDEGLSEEERAKIDRALLWKLDMKLVPWLSLLYLVSFLDRTNIGNAKLDNLQEDLSMSDNQYNSSLTIFFVSYAVFEPLTNVLLKRLRPSVFIPIIMVLWGICMLSMGFVHNWAGLMTARWFLGLTEAGLFPGVGYFLSCWYKRSEFGIRMAIFFSAAALAGSFGGLLATAIVQMDDVGGKAGWAWIFILEGLATVLIGVASFWMVYDFPDEATFLSEDDRKRVLRRLAEDQQASAEHEEFKMTYFWSSLKDWKTYAGMVIYMGADGSLYAFSLFVPTIINQLSQLLSVPPYAAAALVTVAVGFIADRTRQRGICNILVSFVGIAGFAMLLGAKSPGARYAGTFLGAMGIYPAIANTISWTSNNVEGVYKRGVTLGFVIGWGNLNGIVSSNIYRGKDRPDFYPGHGTVLAYLVLFQFGGSLLQYIFLRRENAKRRRGERDHWVEGMDEGEIRALGDKRPDFIYTL; this is encoded by the exons ATGCACCCCTACCGTCTCATACTCTTAAAGCCTGGCCAACCCCCCTGTCGTCGGGTTCCTTTGTTCCGCATTCGACCGCAGCCTTTTCGAGCCTGTGCACGTTTGGAGCCCGTTCCAGTCATCATGGCAGAGAAATCGATCCAAGAAAATTCCTCCAGGACTTCTGATATCGAAAAGGTCACTTCGTTGCACGACCCTCAGAAGTCACGGCTAGACCAGTTCCCGGATCCAGATGAGGGATTgagtgaggaggagagggctAAGATT GACCGCGCCCTTCTCTGGAAGTTGGATATGAAATTAGTCCCCTGGCTAAGTTTGCTTTATCTAGTGTCCTTCTTAGACCG TACCAACATCGGAAATGCAAAGCTCGACAACCTCCAAGAGGACCTTAGCATGTCTGACAACCAATATAATTCATCGCTCACTATTTTCTTCGTTTCGTATGCAGTCTTTGAGCCGTTGACCAATGTCCTCCTCAAACGGCTGCGGCCGAGCGTCTTCATCCCCATCATCATGGTCTTATGG GGTATTTGCATGTTGAGCATGGGCTTTGTCCATAACTGGGCCGGTCTCATGACT GCCCGCTGGTTTCTCGGCCTCACTGAAGCCGGCCTCTTTCCCGGTGTTGGCTACTTTCTATCATGTTGGTACAAGCGCTCGGAATTTGGTATCCGAAtggcgatcttcttctcggccgccgcCCTAGCCGGCTCCTTCGGTGGCCTTCTCGCAACTGCAATCGTACAGATGGATGACGTAGGCGGGAAAGCCGGGTGGGCCTGGATTTTCATACTGGAGGGTCTCGCGACGGTTCTCATTGGCGTTGCCTCGTTCTGGATGGTCTACGATTTCCCTGACGAGGCGACGTTTCTGTCAGAAGATGATCGAAAGAGAGTGCTGAGACGGCTGGCGGAGGACCAACAGGCGAGTGCTGAGCATGAGGAGTTCAAGATGACGTACTTCTGGAGCAGTCTCAAGGATTGGAAGACATATGCCGGGATGGTGATCTATATGGGTGCTGATGGAAGTCTCTATGCGTTTTCGCTGTTCGTGCCAaccatcatcaaccagctG TCGCAACTCCTTAGCGTCCCGCCATACGCCGCCGCTGCGCTCGTCACAGTCGCCGTCGGCTTCATCGCAGACCGCACCCGCCAGCGCGGCATTTGCAATATACTAGTTTCTTTCGTCGGCATAGCAGGCTTCGCCATGCTGCTGGGCGCAAAATCCCCGGGCGCCCGGTACGCAGGAACATTCCTCGGCGCCATGGGCATCTACCCCGCCATCGCGAATACGATTTCGTGGACGAGTAATAATGTTGAGG GTGTGTACAAACGCGGCGTAACCCTAGGCTTCGTAATCGGGTGGGGAAATCTGAACGGAATCGTGTCGTCGAATATCTATCGCGGCAAGGACCGTCCAGACTTCTATCCCGGTCATGGGACTGTCCTGGCCTATCTTGTTCTGTTTCAGTTTGGCGGATCGCTGTTGCAGTATATTTTTTTGAGACGAGAGAATGCAAAGCGGAGACGAGGTGAGAGGGACCATTGGGTGGAGGGGATGGACGAGGGCGAGATTCGGGCGCTGGGTGATAAGCGGCCGGATTTTATATACACGCTTTGA
- a CDS encoding uncharacterized protein (transcript_id=CADANIAT00002326) → MSDCEKEENVQELQTALKELGLEFTPDGQYVRWANTNPKHPRNWPTIQKAYNIGLIIFLEFYTTSINASGATTAKDARHELEIDLTLAVFLFVSTYALAQAFGNVVFPPYSEAFGRKKLYIISTVLFSGFSVMIAAVPSLGAMVAGRTLTGLVSAVPTVIITGSIEDMFNTRDRIWLVFAYMVVANFAVAMGPVISGYITAYLGWRWVYYISGIVTGLVSVLLLGIRESRPSLLLTWEVEKLRHVTGVMNLQALNPDEVPKLRIFVRDGLIRPLRLFFTEPIVFACSLMSGCSVALLYLFTESLPTIYESMGFAQPESNLPFIAMGIGFLPSILIRLIDGRIAAQRHRDGLPLLPENKLAGICLGAPFLAVGLWWFAWMVPPTIRGVHWLVTLIPLFFVGFALNEFGTVLAGYLADSYHSYAASAFAAMSLARSLLSSIFPLVAPKMFGALGANIALSVLAAGAMIFCPVPFIFRYYGASLRQRSKFAQYSLRVYEENTVEREY, encoded by the exons ATGTCCGATtgtgagaaagaggaaaacgTGCAAGAGCTTCAGACTGCCCTTAAGGAGCTGGGCTTAGAGTTCACCCCAGACGGGCAATACGTACGCTGGGCCAATACTAATCCGAAGCATCCAAGAAATTGGCCCACCATTCAGAAGGCATACAACATAGGCCTGATAATATTCCTCGAATTCTATAC CACATCAATCAACGCATCCGGA GCAACAACGGCAAAAGATGCTCGGCACGAACTTGAGATTGACTTGACTCTAGCGGTATTTCTTTTTGTCTCAAC GTACGCGCTGGCGCAAGCTTTTGGCAATGTCGTCTTCCCTCCGTACTCTGAGGCGTTCGGTCGGAAAAAACTATACATCATCAGCACTGTACTATTCAGCGGCTTCAGCGTTATGATTGCAGCGGTACCCTCACTGGGAGCAATGGTTGCAGGACGAACCTTGACCGGCTTGGTTTCGGCCGTACCGACGGTCATCATCACGGGCAGTATAGAGGACATGTTCAATACGCGGGACCGTATCTGGCTGGTGTTTGCTTATATGGTGGTTGCCAACTTCGCGGTGGCCATGGGCCCTGTGATCAGTGGATATATCACTGCCTATCTGGGGTG GAGATGGGTGTACTACATTTCAGGAATCGTGACAGGGCTTGTCTCCGTATTGCTGCTGGGGATTCGAGAGTCACGtccgtcgctgctgctgacgtgggaggtcgagaagctgcgTCATGTGACGGGGGTCATGAATCTTCAAGCACTCAACCCGGACGAGGTCCCCAAACTCCGCATTTTTGTGCGCGATGGGCTCATTCGACCGCTACGCCTATTCTTCACGGAGCCCATTGTCTTTGCCTGCTCTCTGATGAGCGGCTGCAGCGTCGCCCTCTTGTACCTGTTCACCGAATCGCTACCTACGATCTACGAGTCGATGGGCTTCGCACAGCCAGAGTCCAACCTACCTTTCATTGCGATGGGCATTGGCTTCTTGCCCAGTATACTGATTCGGCTCATAGATGGGCGCATCGCAGCGCAGCGGCACCGGGACGGACTCCCTTTGCTACCAGAAAACAAGCTGGCTGGGATCTGTCTTGGGGCACCGTTCCTGGCAGTTGGGCTCTGGTGGTTCGCATGGATGGTGCCTCCTACTATACGCGGGGTACATTGGCTTGTGACATTGATTCCGCTATTCTTCGTCGGCTTTGCGCTCAATGAGTTTGGGACCGTGCTCGCAGGATATCTCGCAGACAGCTATCATAGCTATGCAGCAAGTGCGTTTGCTGCAATGTCCCTTGCACGTTCATTGCTGTCGTCAATCTTTCCACTTGTGGCGCCTAAGATGTTTGGTGCGCTGGGAGCAAACATTGCCTTGTCGGTTCTGGCCGCTGGTGCTATGATATTCTGCCCCGTGCCATTCATTTTTCGGTATTATGGCGCCAGTCTTCGCCAAAGAAGCAAGTTTGCACAGTATAGTCTGCGCGTGTATGAGGAGAACACTGTTGAAAGGGAATATTAA
- a CDS encoding uncharacterized protein (transcript_id=CADANIAT00002327) — protein MRFRLPYKHDELPVDENNQRPADNEGFVEKRTESQPAEVGIKEQKQDDIVSPDFQHGVQAAQAMTQVWSFSHIVAAYTLIWVIHFIMAFASGMIGNLTPFVTSSFAEHSLTATTSIISSLASGLIKLPYAKLIDIWGRPQGFALMVGSMTIGLIMMAGCNNVETYCAAQVFYQVGYTGLDFTMTIFIADTSKLKNRAFWIAFVASPYIATVWAYGPAAQSALGTIGFRWGFGIWAIVIPVVSAPLFFLFYYNQRKAEKMGLLPMIESNRTTLQSIVHYVREFDLIGIFIFALGMALFLLAFNLYTKQADEWRSPLIICFLVFGGLLIISFILYERYLAPITFIPWELLKNRTVIFTYTMAASIYIAWYIWDNYFYSMLLVVYNQDVTKASYISNIYTVGSSFWSIVMGVVIRYNGRLKWQALYFGVPITILGVALMIHFRHAGANIGYIVMCHIFIAFGGGTLVICEQMTVMAVSRQQDIPAILAAESMFIYIGSAVGSSIAAAMWTGIFPAKLKENLPADALPNLATIYGDITAQYGYAVGTPERDAINLSYSQTQRLMLITATCLYSVTLVSVLLWKDVNVKNIHQVKGRIF, from the exons ATGAGGTTTAGACTCCCGTACAAGCACGATGAGTTGCCGGTTGACGAGAACAATCAGCGACCGGCAGACAATGAGGGTTTCGTAGAGAAACGGACCGAATCCCAGCCGGCAGAGGTTGGCATCAAAGAACAGAAGCAAGACGACATAGTTAGTCCGGACTTTCAACATGGTGTTCAGGCCGCCCAGGCCATGACCCAAGTTTGGTCGTTCAGCCATATTGTCGCGGCTTACACCTT GATCTGGGTCATCCACTTTATCATGGCTTTCGCTTCGGGCATGATCGGGAACCTGACTCCATTCGTCACCAGCTCTTTTGCGGAGCATTCGTTGACTGCGACAACATCGATCATctcttctttggcttctgGTCTGATTAAGCTTCCATATGCTAAACTGATAGATATCTGGGGTCGCCCTCAAGGTTTTGCTCTGATGGTTGGTAGCATGACCATTGGCTTGATCATGATGGCGGGCTGCAACAACGTGGAGACGTACTGCGCCGCTCAGGTCTTCTACCAGGTTGGGTACACAGGCCTTGACTTCACAATGACCATTTTCATCGCGGATACTTCAAAGCTAAAGAACCGAGCGTTCTGGATTGCATTCGTTGCTTCTCCCTACATTGCTACCGTCTGGGCCTATGGTCCGGCGGCACAGAGCGCCCTCGGCACGATAGGTTTTCGCTGGGGATTTGGTATTTGGGCCATTGTCATCCCGGTGGTTTCGGCACCactgttcttcctcttctatTACAACCAACGCAAAGCTGAGAAGATGGGCCTCCTCCCCATGATTGAATCCAACCGCACAACCCTTCAGTCTATCGTCCACTACGTGAGAGAGTTCGACCTCATcggcatcttcatcttcgcgcTTGGAATggcgctcttcctcctcgccttcaaCCTATACACTAAGCAAGCAGACGAATGGCGCTCTCCACTCATAATCTGCTTCCTAGTCTTTGGTGGACTTCTCATCATCAGCTTTATTCTCTACGAAAGGTATCTTGCCCCCATAACCTTTATTCCATGGGAGTTGCTTAAGAACCGCACCGTCATCTTCACCTACACCATGGCTGCAAGCATCTACATCGCTTGGTACATCTGGGACAACTATTTCTATTCCATGCTCCTGGTTGTCTATAATCAAGACGTCACCAAGGCCTCCTACATCAGCAACATCTACACCGTCGGCTCCTCCTTCTGGTCTATCGTCATGGGGGTAGTTATTCGCTATAACGGCCGCCTGAAATGGCAAGCCCTATACTTCGGCGtccccatcaccatcctcggtGTCGCACTCATGATCCATTTCCGCCACGCCGGCGCCAATATTGGCTACATCGTCATGTGCCATATCTTTATTGCCTTCGGTGGCGGCACCTTGGTCATTTGCGAGCAAATGACTGTCATGGCCGTCTCACGACAGCAGGATATCCCCGCAATTCTCGCAGCTGAGAGCATGTTCATCTACATTGGTTCCGCTGTGGGTTCTTCAATTGCTGCAGCTATGTGGACTGGAATCTTCCCCGCTAAGTTAAAGGAGAATCTTCCTGCCGATGCCCTACCCAATCTTGCAACGATCTATGGTGATATCACGGCGCAGTATGGGTACGCTGTTGGGACTCCCGAGCGCGATGCTATCAACTTGTCGTATAGCCAGACACAGCGGCTGATGCTAATTACCGCGACTTGTTTGTATTCTGTCACTCTAGTGTCAGTGCTGCTGTGGAAAGATGTAAATGTCAAGAACATCCACCAGGTGAAGGGTCGCATTTTCTGA